A window from Bacillota bacterium encodes these proteins:
- the mutM gene encoding DNA-formamidopyrimidine glycosylase: MPELPEVETIVRDLGTRLTGLVVERAEVLLPKVVAAPSPAEFARLIKGREILGLSRRGKYILVELSQAWALILHLRMTGQLVYRGLGPSEPRPKHTHLVLHLDQGLLRFTDLRQFGRVWLVPAREVRRVPGLRELGVEPLGAGFVEEDFIRRLARSRRMIKPLLLDQTFLAGLGNIYTDEALYRAGIHPERPAAGLDVREALTLYRVIREVLAEGVAYRGTSVQHYVDGAGQQGRFQEILRVYGKKGVPCPACGTPVKRIRCGGRGTHFCPDCQPFSKHQSSTPPIV, translated from the coding sequence ATGCCTGAACTTCCTGAGGTAGAGACTATCGTGCGTGACTTGGGAACCCGGCTCACCGGACTGGTGGTGGAACGGGCCGAGGTGCTGCTGCCGAAGGTGGTGGCCGCTCCGTCACCGGCAGAATTCGCGCGGCTGATCAAAGGGCGTGAAATCCTGGGTTTGAGCCGGCGCGGGAAGTACATCCTGGTGGAGTTGTCGCAAGCCTGGGCGCTGATCCTGCACCTGCGCATGACCGGACAACTGGTGTACAGGGGCCTCGGCCCGTCCGAGCCCCGCCCCAAACACACCCACTTGGTCCTGCACCTGGACCAGGGGTTGTTAAGGTTCACCGACCTGCGCCAGTTCGGCCGGGTGTGGCTGGTGCCCGCACGGGAGGTGCGGCGTGTGCCCGGGCTGCGGGAGTTGGGGGTCGAACCGCTCGGCGCCGGATTCGTGGAGGAGGATTTCATCCGGCGGCTCGCCCGGTCCAGGCGGATGATCAAGCCCCTGCTTCTGGACCAGACCTTCCTGGCCGGATTGGGGAACATCTACACCGACGAGGCGCTCTACCGGGCCGGGATCCACCCCGAGCGGCCCGCCGCCGGTCTGGACGTCCGGGAAGCGCTTACCCTGTACCGGGTCATCAGGGAAGTACTGGCGGAGGGTGTGGCTTACAGAGGGACGAGTGTGCAGCACTATGTCGACGGCGCCGGGCAGCAGGGCCGGTTTCAGGAAATCCTGCGGGTTTACGGCAAAAAGGGGGTCCCTTGCCCGGCGTGCGGTACTCCGGTGAAGCGGATCCGCTGCGGCGGGCGCGGTACCCACTTCTGCCCTGACTGCCAACCTTTTTCCAAGCACCAAAGCTCTACCCCTCCCATAGTCTAA
- the ytaF gene encoding sporulation membrane protein YtaF has product MEGASLELAVLLVFGLALSLDGFAAGLAYGLRRIRVPIASMVIISLTSGLTISLSLFLGHLAARGIPPDAARFLGGALLILLGFWILLQALRSSTRRTLSIRIPQLGMVIQVLLEPLDADMDGSGCISAREAVVLGMALALDAFAAGFAIALSGLASVFVPLFVVVGLFTLLHLGMVLGERSAHLLSYKVSLLPGCLLIVLGVLRTVA; this is encoded by the coding sequence GTGGAGGGTGCAAGCTTGGAATTAGCGGTTTTGTTGGTTTTTGGGTTGGCCTTGAGCCTCGACGGCTTTGCTGCCGGTTTGGCCTACGGCTTGCGCCGGATCAGAGTCCCGATCGCGTCGATGGTCATTATCAGCCTGACTTCGGGTTTGACGATCAGCCTGTCTTTGTTCCTGGGGCACCTGGCGGCTCGGGGAATCCCTCCGGATGCAGCCCGGTTCCTGGGGGGGGCGCTCCTGATCTTGCTTGGGTTCTGGATCTTGCTCCAGGCCCTGCGCAGTTCCACCCGGAGGACGCTAAGCATCCGGATTCCCCAGTTGGGTATGGTTATCCAGGTACTCCTGGAGCCGCTGGATGCCGACATGGACGGTTCCGGATGCATTTCCGCCCGGGAAGCGGTGGTGCTGGGAATGGCCCTGGCTCTGGACGCTTTTGCCGCTGGTTTCGCCATCGCTTTGTCGGGGCTCGCTTCCGTATTTGTGCCCTTGTTCGTGGTGGTCGGGTTGTTCACGCTGCTGCACCTGGGCATGGTACTCGGAGAGCGTTCCGCCCACCTCCTGAGCTACAAGGTCAGTCTCCTGCCGGGCTGCCTGCTCATCGTCCTGGGCGTCCTGCGCACCGTGGCCTAG
- the coaE gene encoding dephospho-CoA kinase (Dephospho-CoA kinase (CoaE) performs the final step in coenzyme A biosynthesis.), giving the protein MKIIGLTGDAGSGKSTVARILAELGAVVLDADRIARRLTEPGTPVLREIARVFGRDLLKPDGTLDRPRLAARVFTDPGEREVLNRIIHPPVLEVLEREIAAAREGGSGVLVAEVPLLFETGMEKLVDEVWLTVADPDVKLKRLQARGLSSETAAGILAAQMPQEIKSRHAHRIIDTNGSLTRTRQQVIKYWTKIKPE; this is encoded by the coding sequence GTGAAGATTATCGGACTCACCGGTGACGCCGGCAGCGGCAAGAGTACGGTGGCCCGGATCCTGGCGGAACTGGGCGCGGTCGTGCTGGACGCCGACCGGATCGCCCGCCGGTTGACCGAGCCGGGAACGCCCGTGCTCCGAGAGATCGCCCGGGTATTCGGCCGGGACCTTTTAAAGCCTGACGGCACCCTGGACAGGCCCCGTCTGGCGGCCCGCGTGTTCACTGACCCCGGAGAGCGCGAGGTTTTGAACCGGATCATCCATCCTCCGGTTCTGGAAGTTCTGGAGCGTGAGATCGCCGCGGCCCGTGAAGGCGGCTCCGGGGTGCTGGTGGCTGAGGTGCCGCTTCTCTTCGAAACCGGAATGGAAAAGCTGGTTGACGAGGTCTGGCTGACCGTGGCCGATCCGGACGTCAAGCTGAAGCGTCTCCAGGCCCGCGGGCTTTCCTCCGAGACGGCCGCCGGGATCCTCGCCGCTCAGATGCCTCAGGAAATAAAAAGCAGACACGCCCACCGGATAATCGACACTAATGGGTCCTTGACAAGGACCAGGCAACAGGTTATAAAGTACTGGACCAAGATCAAGCCGGAGTGA